The Oecophyllibacter saccharovorans sequence CCAGGTTATCCTGTCGGACACCGTGGGGTTTATCAGCGAACTGCCGACTGAACTCGTGGCAGCCTTCCGCGCCACTCTGGAAGAAGTGGCTGAAGCCGACGTTATCCTGCACGTGCGTGATGCGGCCCATCCCGATACGGGGGCGCAGAAGGCGGACGTGCTGACAGTCCTTGACGACATGGCGCGTGACGGCATGATCGACGCCCAATGGCCGGAGCGGACGATTGAAGTGCTCAACAAGGCCGACCTGCTGGGCGGGGCAGGCAACGTGCCCCACCGCAAAGGCGAGATCGTCATTTCAGCTCTGGATGGTGAAGGCCTCCCCGACCTTCTCGAAGCGCTTGACGCTTACATGACCCGCACCATGGTGGAAGCCATCATTCATGTGCCTATGACGGAAGGCAGCGCCCTGGCCTGGCTTTATGAACATGGGGAAGTGCTGGAACGGGTGGAAGGCGAGACGGGACTGGAGCTGCGCGTCCGGCTTTTCCAGCCCGATCACGCCCGTTTCTGGCGCCAGTTCCCTGATCTGCGCGTCGAGCAGCCGGCTGTGGAGGCTTGACCCAGCACTGCCTGCCCGGCGTTGAAAGGCCTCGGGCAGACAGTGCGGCAGCAGGTCAGATCTGGAGCAGCTCGTGCTGGGACTGCGTGTTCAGAATGCCGTGCTGGCCGAGATTGAGCCCAGCCACTTCGACAACATGATCGTGCTTGTGGAGCTTGTCGATCACCCTTTCCAGGACCTGAACGGTGGTGATGTCCCAGATGCGTGCATCTGTCAGGTTGAGAATGACGGTTTTCTTGGGTGTCAGATAATCAATCGCATCATCGAGCTGGTCGGCCGAAGCAAAGAAAAGCTGCCCGTAGACGTAATAGGTCAGGGTGTCGCCGCTTTCGCTGGAGGTGATTTTGACCAGCCCTGCGGCGCGCCAGGCGAAGAAAACCCCTGAGAGCAGAACGCCGACCAGAACGCCGACGGCCAGGTTGTGGGTCAGAACGACGATGATGACGGTGAGAATCATCACCAGGCTGGTAAGATGCGGATGCCGGGTCAGGTCTTTGAGGGAAGACCATGAGAAGGTGCTGACAGAGACCATGATCATGATGGCTACCAGGGCTGCCATGGGAATGCGGGCGACCCAGTCATGCAGGGCGACCATCAGCAGGAGCAGAAAGGCGCCGGCCGTAAAGGTGGACAGCCGTCCGCACCCGCCGTAGCGCAGGTTGCCGATGGTCTGGCCGATCATGCCGCAACCGGCGATGCCGCCGAAAAGCCCTACGAAGATATTGGAAATTCCGAGCCCGGTGCATTCCTGGCGGGCGTCGCCGTGGGTGGCGGTCAGGTCATCGACGACTGTGGCGGTCATGAGCGATTCAAGCAGTCCCACTGTGGCCATGGCCAGCGCGCAAGGCAGGACGATGGCGAAAGTCTCCATGGTCAGCGGCAGATGCGGCCAGGTGAGATGCGGCA is a genomic window containing:
- a CDS encoding SulP family inorganic anion transporter, with translation MSVSTYLQQWTQRPVREVLAGMVGTFALIPEVIAFSYIAGVSPAVSLFASFVLSVSISIFGGRPGMISGAAGSVALVAAPLIHAHGVPYMILATLLAGGMQVGFGLLRLQAVMRFVAAEVRTGFVNALAILIFSAQVPQILGGGWETWFLIAAGLAIIYLLPLLPPRRFWNAIPSPLICIVLLTAFTIFHPMAVRTVADLGELPTGLPHLTWPHLPLTMETFAIVLPCALAMATVGLLESLMTATVVDDLTATHGDARQECTGLGISNIFVGLFGGIAGCGMIGQTIGNLRYGGCGRLSTFTAGAFLLLLMVALHDWVARIPMAALVAIMIMVSVSTFSWSSLKDLTRHPHLTSLVMILTVIIVVLTHNLAVGVLVGVLLSGVFFAWRAAGLVKITSSESGDTLTYYVYGQLFFASADQLDDAIDYLTPKKTVILNLTDARIWDITTVQVLERVIDKLHKHDHVVEVAGLNLGQHGILNTQSQHELLQI